In one window of Gorilla gorilla gorilla isolate KB3781 chromosome 2, NHGRI_mGorGor1-v2.1_pri, whole genome shotgun sequence DNA:
- the GHRL gene encoding appetite-regulating hormone isoform X1 has product MPSPGTVCSLLLLGMLWLDLATAGSSFLSPEHQRVQQRKESKKPPAKLQPRALAGWLRPEDGAQAEGAEDELEIRFNAPFDVGIKLSGVQYQQHSQALGKFLQNILWEEAKEAPADK; this is encoded by the exons ATGCCCTCCCCAGGGACCGTCTGCAGCCTCCTGCTCCTCGGCATGCTCTGGCTGGACTTGGCCACGGCAGGCTCCAGCTTCCTGAGCCCTGAACACCAGAGAGTCCAG CAGAGAAAGGAGTCGAAGAAGCCACCAGCCAAGCTGCAGCCCCGAGCTCTAGCAGGCTGGCTCCGCCCGGAAGATGGAGCTCAGGCAGAAGGGGCAGAGGATGAACTGGAAATCCGG TTCAACGCCCCCTTTGATGTTGGAATCAAGCTGTCAGGGGTTCAGTACCAGCAGCACAGCCAGGCCCTGGGGAAGTTTCTTCAGAACATCCTCTGGGAAGAGGCCAAAG AGGCCCCAGCTGACAAGTGA
- the GHRL gene encoding appetite-regulating hormone isoform X2, protein MFTCWWSYLRSTLAAVPGEASRVQQRKESKKPPAKLQPRALAGWLRPEDGAQAEGAEDELEIRFNAPFDVGIKLSGVQYQQHSQALGKFLQNILWEEAKEAPADK, encoded by the exons ATGTTTACTTGCTGGTGGTCTTATCTAAGATCAACATTGGCAGCTGTGCCCGGAGAGGCCTCCAGGGTCCAG CAGAGAAAGGAGTCGAAGAAGCCACCAGCCAAGCTGCAGCCCCGAGCTCTAGCAGGCTGGCTCCGCCCGGAAGATGGAGCTCAGGCAGAAGGGGCAGAGGATGAACTGGAAATCCGG TTCAACGCCCCCTTTGATGTTGGAATCAAGCTGTCAGGGGTTCAGTACCAGCAGCACAGCCAGGCCCTGGGGAAGTTTCTTCAGAACATCCTCTGGGAAGAGGCCAAAG AGGCCCCAGCTGACAAGTGA